The genomic window CAGAATGAGTTCGACCTATCTACAGTTTTAATGCCAAAACTTTGGATTTACGAAATCCTCTAAAGTAGAGTTAGAGGCATCTGCATATCACAGAATATGGTTTCCTCAGCAGAGTAATATCCaaattaaaagtattttgttAAAGCTTCATCAAACCAACATCAAGTCATTTTAAAGCTTTGATCTGTGAACAACTCTGTTCTTCAGGTGTGTTTGGTGATGAAGAGAAGTCAGTGTCAGTGAAGAAGGGAAATTCAGTCACTCTAAACTCTGATCTTACTGAAATAAggaatggttatcacattcagtGGTGGTTTTGGATTGGAAGCACTTTAATAGCTGAAATCAATAAATGGGACGACAGCATGACTGTATATGATGATGTtcttgatgggagattcagagacagactgaagctggacaaaCAAACTGGATCGTTGACTATTACAAACATCACAACTGAGCATGCTGGAAATTATGAAATAGAGATCAACCATATAAGCATCATTTTCGTTCTCATGGTGTATGGTGAGTCAAATATTTGTTTTACGCTTTTTTATTTCAATAGTGTAATCTGTTGAAGAGCTTTATGATATTGCTATTAATTTCACATGTACATTTTAAGCTTTTGAAGAAAGTGAAAACTTTACTTTTATAAACAATTATAAAGTTATTTAACAGTCTTAATCTGTGACAAACcgtttctgtttgttttcttcatgtgtttgatgatgcagatgaaatTTCAGTGATGAAGGGAGATTCAGTCATCATAAACTCTGGTTTTACTGAAATATCAGATGATGATCAGATTTGGTGGTGGTTTGGGAGTGAAAAATGTTTAGCAGGTGAAATGACTGTAATTAATAACAGATTCACTGTATATGATGGTGTTCTCaatgggagattcagagacagactgaagctggacaatcaaactggatctctgaccatcacaaacatcagAACTGAACATGCTGGGTGTTATAAACTACTGATAACTGGagtaaaaaagtcatttaaaacatTCAGAGTTTCTGTCAATGGTGAGATCATTTGTCCCATCCTttaaatattcttattttattaacAATTACATATTTATTGTTAAGTCATTTTATAGTTTCAGACTGTACAACACTCACTCAACACACTGAACCAAAAATATGATTGTATATTCTCTCATGTTTTCAGCTCGTCTGCCTGTTCCTGTCATCAGCAACTCTTCACAATGTTCATCATCATCCTCATATTGTTCATTggtgtgttcagtggtgaatgtgaatcatgtgactctctcctggtacaaaggaaaccgTTTActgtccagcatcagtgtgtctgatctcagtatcagtctctctctacctctggatATTGAGTGTCTGGATGATTCCTACAGCTGTGTTGTGGCTTATTCATTCACCAACCAGACCACACATCTCAACACTGAGCTCTATCACACATGTTCAGGTACGGCAGCACTGCTGATATTAATTGATGTCGGCGCTGATATTAGCGTTTATTGACTGAGCTCATCTCAGTTTGATGTTTTTATTCCTCAGACTCTGTCGACTGTTGTGGTCCTACTGAAGCTGTGATCCGATTGGTCCTCTCTGCTCTGGTGGGCGTGGCTACTGTCATTCTTCTGGTTTATGACATCAGATCCAGAAGAGCTGAACAAGATCAAGCACACATTCACACATCAGGTACATGATTATGtcattaataacaataaaaaaaatctttttgcaTATGCTATATATTTGTGAGATTGTCTAATTTATGCCTTTATTATATGTTCACCTTTTTCAGGAAGTATTGAATCTAAAGCAGAATGCTGAACTTTAAAATTTCTTCAAGTGTATATGTCATAATAAACACTGATGATTAATCTAGCCTGCATTCTCTCATTTAGTGTTagatttaaagaaaataaatatttgtaaagcTTTGTGGTTTATAATTATCTctcatacaaataaaaaaataataatttaccatTGCTGTCTGTTTCTCGTTTGTATTTGTTTGCCTTTATCAATAAAGTTTTCTCACTCCTCAAGGTTCAAAAGTCTCTTCATGTTTTGTTGAGAGGCTCCTGGAGGAATTTaagctacatttatttgaataattttagCAGTgctatacattaaaatattttaaacattatttgtgtTCACATTAgtagcttatttttatttttcggtCCACAATACTAAAATCTCCCCTCAGCTTCTCCTTTAACTCAAGAAAatactgaattgtgagattttatatACTTTGAGAACACATACATAAACACAAATACATAAACACAAGGACAACTGGAGCTCCCAACACAGTCCAGAGGCATCACCAGAGTGTTATTGTTCAGCAAGCAAAATCAACATGAAGTGAAACTACTGTCAGCTAAAAGAACTGCACATCTTTTAAGTGTGAGCCCATGTGTTAATGCATGCATATGACAATGTTCAGAGTGTGGAATAATCTGCAAAGAAATGGCTACAGCTATTTTAGCTGACGATAATTTGAGCTTTATATCAGCTTGTCATTTTATTACTGAAGAGGAGTTGGTCTTCTCTTATTTGTGAACTGAAACCATTGAAGAAGCTTCAAATATTTTGGTTCCGTTTGTGTTCGTGGCATCTGTTTGATGAGTCTGAAATGTGTTCTTATGGCTTCAGTTGATTCTTTTCTGGTACAATTGTGGCAGAAAAGGGTagtgagctaaaaaaaaaaaaaaaaaaaaaatcacatggccgaaaacagttgtactgcatTAACAGACAGGAGCGATTACGCccacaccacaaaaaaaaaaaaaaaaaaaaaaaaaaaaacctgcctgATCCCCCAGCTCCTGAAAACGCACAAAAGAGAGGAACAAATCAAGTGGAATTAACACTAACAAAGCTAAATAGCAAGTAACAAAAGCAAAAAGAATTTACAATTTCTATTCTTccataacaaaaaaaatatatataataataattatgtttaaatataacatttaaacatAAAACACGATCTCCGAGctgaattattactattattttttttaattcgcaGTGAATAGGAGTTAAAACTCCCAccaaatgacaaaaataataatatctttaaaatattgccaaTTAACGTtgcaaacaacaataaaaaaagattttattattTCCCATTTCCCCCCTGATTTTTGTTAGCATTTTAaaaatgatacttttttttttttttaatttaccaaGCATGTTGACATTGTTAATGTATAGTCCATCTTCAGCATCATATTTGGCTTTCAGTTGACTTTTAAAATTTCCTTTGCTTTAGAAAGCATTAAAACATACAGTtaagatatgttttttttcttccttttattTAGTTGTGTTATTTTTTGCATCAAACACAAAGTGATTTTTGGCTGTTgagatctggcagcaacagcgtgtttttttttctgcttggGGAAGCACTCACGCGCATGCCAGCAAAACACAGAGAACTGGAATCAGTCCTGACAAGTCATAGCAATGGAGCGGAGGCGAGAAAGCTGCGGAGAATCCGCTTACTCTGAAGCTTCTGTTACTGACGGAGATTTACAGAAAATTACCGTAGTTtgtcaaataaataatttgacaTACTATTCCTAACTCTTTATTAAGATATGAATTACATCTCAAATTACAAGGGATCAGCTTATAATCATATTAATTAACACGTGAACTCATTCTTTCAGACGGCCTGGGTATGCGGAGCATTGGCAGtttatatggacggaacgccacaCACAGAATTCCAGTTACAGATTAGAACAAAGTCCCTTTaaaaggcaagtcatgtcactcggcggccatctttgaaacgcctctccagcatgcaagtgcagctcctatttctttgaatggggaaatgtcaaattctccaaaactgttcaccaagattacaattaaatttcatattttaaatcaccaaataaatatgacaagaactgccTTATAAATTTGGTTCCTTGTGCTTTAATAGCTTTAAAAAAGAACgcttatttttcaggctagatgagccagtgcgcatgcgcagtgccAAAGTGTATAGAATACCAAGAGGCGAAACTCTGATGCTTTTTTGGTAAGACTGTAAGCGtaaattaaatttgtattattgtATTAAATTTGCAGAATTTTACAGTTACTCATAAGTGTAATTCATGTATTGTGAAACTGCAGCTTCAAgctaatgcaaaataaatatgatcTGTATTCTTCCAACTTCCATTTCTCCGCGCTTACACTTTTGGCACGTTGTTTTCGCCAAAATACGGCCAAAAGTACTGCAAGCCTGTGAACAGTGATTTGCACACGAAAACAACAGTTTAAGGGAACTGCAAAACTTATTGACTGCGTAGAACCAATCTGTAGGCCTTATGTGTAAAAACAAACTGTTGCAAATGTCTAAATGGCTTGTTGTGTATGTAGGGCAAAACGTTGCCGTAATAATCCGAACTTTGGCACGATTCTCTCACTTAGCCTACTCAGTTTTGCAAGCTTGAGAGGGAGGGCGGGTCCACCACCTTCTTGTAGCCAATCAAATGAGGCTCTCGCGGACTCTCCATTTACTCTTATCTGATTGGTTCACTAAACACAAAACACGCCAAAACATTTATCTATATTTAGTTCAGGATTGTTCTCCCTGCCGTTGAAATGATGTACACATAcataaaaaaggaaataaataattaacaGTTCAAACATGATACTTTAAGTTGTGCATCATTAGGATGTGTGTTCATAATGAATTTCGAGCTGTGTAGCATCCTTTTCCTCCTCAGCAGGCTATATATGATATATTAGTTCattgtaatattgtaattttGATGATAATTGCAGATGGCCTAGTATTTGCACTATGCACATGCATAAATTCACCTGTCTACTGATCAGGGacgattccattttttttttttttactaaaatttgGTTCAATATAATAATTgaagtaacagtaatattttttcacttTAACATGTTGTAATTCAAGGGGATtttgcaaaatattaataaaatatttactaaatgttTATCTTTAACTTATTCGCTACTTATTTTCTGTAATACCATTGTATAAACACTAGATGGCTGTTTAGCTCTATCTAATCGTAGCTGTGTGTAATCCGGTGACACATTGCTGTCACACATTTTTCCACTTAATTTTGTCTAATAATGAGATCATGATGTTGTGTTAtgttaaaatgacatatttttcttgtaataacgacatGTTTTCTCATTTAAacgacatttattattatttcgttttatttGAAAATGGACAAACGAAAATTAAACTAGATTTTTCGTATTTTTTGTTTGTGGGTAAAATTTGTGCGTGGCCAACCCTGAAACGCCACTTTTCAACTCAGCCTGTCTTTATTGTATGTtccatcatgcagaataagagTTCCGCTCTGTACCGCTCTTCATATTAGTCACAATAACTTTTCTTCATAATGTTTGGCTGTAGGCTACATTTCTTGCAAATATAGGCTACATCTTATATAAATACacaacactgcacttctcgggtcggCGGCGCCGGCGCGATCCCTTACACTGTGATAATGggaaagaaatataaatgtctgccTTATTTTATATACCTCCACAATAATAACAAAACGTTACAAAATGCTTTTGTATTGCGGCTTTCTGTCGCACCTTGTTATGTCTagacagcttgaaaggtctactttaATAAAACAATCGAAAacaaatttgtgtttatttaattcataTAAATCAAACAAGAGGTACAATATCTTTCCCGTGTGAGCTCATTTTCTCTAGGCTACTATTGTGCTGACACCCAGGCGCAGCGCAGTCTATTAAAGCCTGGAATTCAACCCAGAAGAACAATGCGATGCAACGCGCGGCTTGATTCAGCTGTTAccatttaataaaatgttataataaatagtATACAATTAAAATATGATCAGACTAAGTATCTAGGCCGCCAACGCATGTGACAGAAATATGCATTAAACTCATTTATTTTTCGGTTTCTCAAGCAAAACGAAAATAACTGTTATTTGAATGTACAATATCTAAAACTACTGTTAACATAAACAAGTCTTTCCTTTTATGGCCTGCTCTCCAGCACCATTGATTACCGTTAATGCCGTTATCTGTTTGACGTCATTTGCGCAGATCTGCTAGAATTGAGAAAACCTCACATTCATGTCGGTCAAGGTAacgttagttaaaaaaaaatatattaattttacaattatcAACAATAACATTTTCACATTTAAGTTGTGTTGTCTCACAGATTTGAGAGAGCGCGCGACACTGACGCACACACtgaacgctctctctctctctctctctctctctctctctctctctctctatgcgTGTGAGATAGAGCGAGCAAGAGACGGAAAGACTCACAAACCAgtgtataatgataataataataattcttgttttttttaataacaaagaacTACAATAAAAGTCAACCTTTAGACCTGCATATACAgggaagaaaaaagtcatatacaagtaaaacaattaattttaataatgaaaatatcATATAGGCTACTTTTATTTGAAATTTCAGTTGATTCTAGTATGTTCTTAATTTTAATGTacgatttaattttattttctcttcTAAAATGGAGCAACTATGCACAATAGATTTTCCCACCaaatgagtaaaaaataaaaagctgaCCATAAAATGCATGAACTGTGGAAAACGACATTGCAAAATGACACGGCTTTTACAAGTTTTCATAATAAGGTCCTAAAATTGTCATACTATATTATTGGTGGGAACATAAATATGATGCACTACTTCTACAAAATCAGTGcaaatgtgtttatatcacactgtaacgaattgctgtaaaaattacagcaatattttacagcagcgggttgtatttcttataatacagccaatacagcatattgctgtaaaccacaatgcattctggtaaatttcaaatctaaagaggcgggattatctttaacggtcgacatttgggagcagcaagaagaacgattcataactgtggtaagtgtcttatttctgttttatttttcataatttgtaactgtattagaatattaaagaatataaggtgtcataaacattcgcggtaaccgcagattaacgaatcctccgtccgcggagcacgagagagacttgtgcggggattcggCACTGCAGTCGCGGAAGGATTACACACACATTCCCCTgccttatatcggctataggcgtaacatctctgggttcctacgttaagaattacaagcttcattggcaaaagatgtgattcacggcgacgtcgtgctgatcagcacactttctcgtgattattttatgatgtacaacaaatttgcacaggcagccatctgttaacacgggcaccgaaataaaacgcgtatttagggctcgcgattcgcggtcagccgctcacggaggatgtgtgtcacgtaaactctgaacggtgctgttaaagtggttaacgtaagcagtgagatgtacttgcacctttgataacttgcttattcgcttattgtttgaatgtaacgttaatgctttttgctaactttgatttgaagaatgccttaatccagcccattgtcctgtctggcctgttcgcagcatattacatattctggactaacgttatcaagaggagacagacggagttttggagttcatacaaaggtaatagttgcattctaacaatctgagtacctgcattttacatgtagatatgatagaatatgtttctcaactcaagtagagagagtttttttagggagaataattcagatgtacaaaagctaaaactaatgtgaattacatattgtctgcttcctgactgttttgtagatatttatcctgagagaaaaacaaagaagttgaaaggcaaagacccatctaaaacgacagaacacagaagaaaccagcagaagtgaacccaagttaccagttttctttgcaatgcgaaggattttcagcagaattactgacatgtaagtacacatacaccaagatctttttccttttattatgttattttatcctttatctacactagcgttcaaaagtttgtgatcagtaggttttatgttttgaaataagtatcttctgctcataaaggctgcatttaattgataaaaaatacagaaaaaactataatgttgtgaaatattattaaaatgttttatccattttaatatacttaaaaatgtaatttatttctgaattttcagcatcaatacactagtcttctaattactccagtgtcctttggtgatcctttagaaattattgtatatgctgatttattatcaatgttagaagcaattgtgctgtttaatatttttattaacctgtgatacttttttcaggattcttttatggatttttttttacttatatcttatatattatacttatatatagtatgttacattgaaattgattgtaaagatttatatttttagataaaatgtatattttaaataactgctgttctttgaaacttattcatcaaagaatcctgaaaaagtatcacaggctccaaaacatacactgacaacattgacaataacattgacaataaatcaggatattgataataaatgagaatgatctctgaaagatcatgcaacactggtgtaatgatgctgaacattcagctttgcatctcagaaataaattatatttgaaagtatagtaaaatataaaacttgtaataacttgtaaaaattgtaatatttttcacaattttagtgttttactgtttaatatcatactgatctaactgtaacaatcatcactctctctgcctttgactgtatctgtcatccctctgtctttgtctgactgtatcattgttttgtaaaatatctaatgtattgccctttttgttcttttatatattttttagccactctttgcatcctgggctggaacagcatctggatctgaactgttctcctttttcgATCAGAAGTTTTTTTGGACTCACTTGAGGGCTTGTTGTTTGGCAATGTTGGACTGtccatgaagttgtgaaaattcatcactgtctttatggtatttcgaaccatttaattataaccatgttggttaacttgatgt from Garra rufa chromosome 7, GarRuf1.0, whole genome shotgun sequence includes these protein-coding regions:
- the LOC141338933 gene encoding uncharacterized protein, with translation MTVYDDVLDGRFRDRLKLDKQTGSLTITNITTEHAGNYEIEINHISIIFVLMVYDEISVMKGDSVIINSGFTEISDDDQIWWWFGSEKCLAGEMTVINNRFTVYDGVLNGRFRDRLKLDNQTGSLTITNIRTEHAGCYKLLITGVKKSFKTFRVSVNARLPVPVISNSSQCSSSSSYCSLVCSVVNVNHVTLSWYKGNRLLSSISVSDLSISLSLPLDIECLDDSYSCVVAYSFTNQTTHLNTELYHTCSDSVDCCGPTEAVIRLVLSALVGVATVILLVYDIRSRRAEQDQAHIHTSGSIESKAEC